The following proteins are encoded in a genomic region of Dyadobacter sp. UC 10:
- a CDS encoding RNA polymerase sigma factor: protein MRLLRDTANFLNVMEANKGIIYKVANAYCRDPENRKDLIQEITVQLWLAFPKYDEQFMLSTWIYRIALNVSISFYRKETKRDQLSQELTSEIFSLTTDETGSEPAMSMLHQFIRELKAFDRALILLYLEERSQHEIADILGISPSNVSTKVGRIKEQLRQKFATIKS from the coding sequence ATGCGCCTCTTACGGGATACTGCTAATTTTCTGAATGTAATGGAGGCTAACAAAGGCATTATTTACAAAGTAGCCAACGCATATTGCCGCGACCCGGAAAACAGGAAAGATCTTATCCAGGAAATTACGGTGCAGCTCTGGCTCGCATTTCCAAAATATGATGAGCAGTTCATGCTAAGCACCTGGATATACCGGATCGCACTTAACGTGTCCATTTCATTTTACCGGAAAGAAACAAAAAGGGATCAACTAAGTCAGGAGCTGACGAGCGAGATATTCAGTTTGACAACAGATGAAACCGGCTCGGAACCTGCAATGTCAATGCTACATCAGTTTATCCGGGAACTCAAAGCGTTCGACCGCGCGCTCATCCTGCTATACCTGGAAGAACGAAGCCAGCATGAAATCGCAGATATCCTCGGCATTTCACCTTCCAATGTTTCGACGAAAGTGGGGAGAATTAAAGAACAACTCAGACAAAAATTTGCAACCATAAAATCCTGA
- a CDS encoding family 43 glycosylhydrolase: MKRLSISLLLLIVVQIANAQQAVIRGDFADPSVIKVGATYYAAGTSSNWAPGFPVMKSTDLKNWQQTNYIFPDLTAWADYYYWAPELNYDNGKVYVYYTAHKKGGNLCVGVASAETPEGPFKDHGPLVCEEVGSIDGFPMRDENNKLHLIWKEDGNSVNKPTPIWIQELNEERTALIGEKKELFRNDTSWEANLVEGVSIVKNNGYFYAIYAAAGCCGPGCTYATGVARSKKLMGPWEKYAKNPIMTGQGDWMCPGHGTAVTHQGKNYFMYHAYDRSSNKYTGRQALVRGFEFTPDNWLRFTDEYLAPTNLPKTYTVTDDFSKEKLDLQWNWSVFNKPALELKNGRIGLQIKDDRELFIARKIDSPDYEATVELIPGKSVVAGVALIGDEKNLIYAAAKQDSIHITLLKDGARSSLGKFPVKGKGKRLFVKMNVKNNTDISFSYSVKGVDFTALQITAPDIKFLPPWDRAVRAGILAKGAQGEVAVVEGFVFKSK; encoded by the coding sequence ATGAAAAGATTGAGCATTAGCCTGTTGCTGTTAATAGTAGTTCAAATTGCAAATGCCCAGCAGGCTGTTATTCGCGGAGATTTTGCGGACCCGTCTGTGATCAAGGTCGGAGCTACTTATTATGCCGCGGGAACAAGCTCCAACTGGGCGCCCGGCTTCCCGGTCATGAAATCCACAGACCTGAAAAACTGGCAGCAGACAAACTATATATTTCCCGATCTAACTGCCTGGGCCGATTATTATTACTGGGCGCCGGAATTGAATTATGATAACGGTAAAGTATATGTGTATTACACCGCACATAAAAAGGGTGGCAACCTGTGTGTAGGAGTGGCCAGTGCCGAGACACCAGAAGGCCCGTTCAAGGACCATGGCCCGCTGGTTTGCGAGGAAGTGGGATCCATTGACGGTTTTCCGATGCGCGATGAAAATAATAAGCTGCACCTGATCTGGAAGGAAGACGGTAACAGTGTCAATAAGCCCACGCCGATCTGGATCCAGGAGCTTAACGAGGAAAGAACCGCATTGATCGGTGAGAAAAAAGAGCTTTTCCGAAATGATACTTCGTGGGAGGCCAACCTGGTGGAAGGTGTTTCTATCGTTAAAAACAATGGTTATTTCTACGCGATCTATGCGGCGGCTGGCTGCTGCGGACCGGGCTGTACCTATGCTACCGGCGTTGCCCGCTCCAAAAAACTGATGGGGCCGTGGGAGAAGTATGCAAAAAATCCGATCATGACCGGTCAGGGTGACTGGATGTGCCCCGGACACGGGACAGCAGTCACGCATCAGGGAAAGAACTACTTTATGTACCATGCTTACGACAGGTCTTCAAACAAATATACCGGTCGCCAGGCGCTGGTACGTGGCTTCGAATTCACGCCCGACAACTGGCTGCGCTTTACGGATGAGTACCTCGCACCGACAAATCTTCCCAAAACCTACACGGTAACAGACGATTTCAGCAAAGAAAAACTCGATCTCCAATGGAACTGGTCTGTGTTCAATAAACCTGCCTTAGAGCTGAAAAACGGGCGGATTGGCTTGCAGATCAAGGATGACCGGGAGCTGTTTATCGCCAGGAAAATCGATAGCCCGGATTACGAAGCGACTGTCGAACTGATCCCTGGCAAAAGTGTTGTGGCCGGTGTCGCATTGATCGGCGATGAGAAAAACCTGATCTACGCGGCTGCAAAACAGGATAGTATTCATATTACGCTTTTGAAGGATGGGGCAAGAAGCAGTCTTGGTAAATTTCCGGTGAAGGGAAAAGGTAAGCGCTTATTTGTAAAAATGAATGTAAAAAATAATACAGATATCAGCTTTTCTTACAGTGTTAAGGGGGTTGATTTCACTGCATTGCAAATTACAGCTCCGGATATCAAATTTTTGCCTCCGTGGGACAGGGCCGTGCGTGCAGGAATTCTCGCAAAAGGGGCACAGGGTGAAGTCGCGGTTGTAGAAGGTTTTGTTTTCAAAAGCAAATAA
- a CDS encoding class I SAM-dependent methyltransferase has protein sequence MNANKALWEKGDFTKLAETMRESGSALVGKLGITPGLNVLDLGCGDGTTAIPAARLGANVQGVDIARNLVEAGNARAKAEGLTNITFREGDAIDLHDIEDETFDLAVSVFGAMFAPKPFDVAKEMFRVTRKGGRIVMGNWIPGDPTLVAQILKVSSAYTPAPPEGFISPMLWGVESNVTERFVAAGAAKENISFERETFTFQAPYPPAVFLETFRKYYGPTMNAFEAAEKNGTEADLQRELEALFESQNQSGDENTTSIPATFLKVTVVR, from the coding sequence ATGAATGCAAACAAAGCGTTATGGGAGAAGGGTGACTTCACGAAGTTGGCCGAAACGATGCGGGAAAGTGGTTCCGCACTGGTAGGAAAGCTGGGGATTACCCCAGGTTTGAATGTGCTCGACCTGGGATGCGGAGACGGCACGACCGCGATACCCGCAGCCAGGCTCGGGGCAAATGTACAGGGAGTGGATATCGCCCGTAACCTCGTGGAGGCAGGTAATGCCAGGGCAAAAGCCGAGGGTTTGACCAATATTACATTCCGCGAGGGCGATGCAATCGATCTGCACGATATTGAAGACGAAACATTTGATCTGGCCGTAAGCGTGTTCGGGGCAATGTTTGCGCCGAAGCCTTTTGACGTAGCGAAAGAAATGTTCCGTGTTACCCGCAAGGGCGGCAGAATTGTAATGGGCAACTGGATTCCCGGCGACCCCACCCTGGTAGCCCAGATCCTGAAAGTGAGCTCGGCCTACACGCCCGCGCCGCCGGAAGGATTCATCAGTCCGATGCTCTGGGGCGTGGAAAGTAATGTGACCGAACGTTTCGTTGCAGCCGGCGCTGCGAAAGAGAATATTTCATTCGAGCGGGAAACATTCACATTTCAGGCACCATACCCGCCAGCTGTATTTCTGGAAACTTTCAGAAAATACTACGGGCCGACGATGAATGCATTTGAAGCCGCCGAAAAAAACGGTACCGAAGCTGACCTGCAGCGTGAACTGGAAGCGCTGTTTGAAAGCCAGAATCAGAGTGGCGACGAAAACACAACTTCTATACCGGCTACTTTTTTGAAAGTGACTGTTGTTCGGTGA
- a CDS encoding SusC/RagA family TonB-linked outer membrane protein — protein MHSCNHRLFPCGNTLPKSLARFALITLISGTSWAKTPTGTDLVTRRPVLSSLNPGSQADRQIKGKVTDGDTPDGLPGVNVIIKGTQTGTVTDAGGNYSLDIPDGGAILVFSYVGYITQEQETGTRSTIDIALKADNKSLNEVVVVGYGTQKKVNLTGAVDQVGQEVLRNRPITNVAQGLVGAVPNLNLKMLDGKPTQSPAFNIRGTTSIGQRGNALVLIDGVEADPRFLNPNDIESVSVLKDAASASIYGARAAFGVVLITTKSASEGKTTISYSANYSIKSPTEVPDNIVDSYPWAQGFSDAWSRWNDNGNTPTAINKTISFSPAYLAEIKRRWEDPSLPRFEVDPNTGEYQYFYSTDWYRELYKERFSAHDHNLSISGGNDKATFLLSGRYNGQGGLFRYNSDDYNMYNLRAKGSIQVTPWLRIDNNTEYSTMKYHQPINVGEGSGIYRNIADEGHPMAPMLNPDGTLSFSAAYTVGDYYIGKNGIDNTQRFLKNKVAAKAQFFDKALSVRADMTFQSTDIGSQQNRVQVPYSRAKGVIGYTGTNTNDIEERKRTTNYLATNFYADYVKSFNNAHNFTLLAGFNYEQSNYSNLTARRNGLVYADADDINLALGQSIVTSGGLQKWAIAGGFFRLNYNFRERYLLEVNGRYDGSSKFPTDQQWAFFPSVSAGWRISEEPFWKVNPNVFSNVKLRASYGSLGNGNVDPYSFNEKFSISQSGRVINGIRPQTTRQPGVVPDGLTWETSTTANVGLEFFTLKNKLSFTGDMYQRRTSDMFTVGPTVPNVFGIEVPKGNYADLKTTGWELSVSWGDQFNMGSKPFKYDLKFMLADSWAIITKYNNPEKNLTNVNNPNENAREFYEGQRIGEIWGYQVEGLFRSDAEIAESPSQANIPNTNTRKNYPGDIKFRNLDGDDVIYHGLNRVGNSGDKTIIGNSEPRRSFGINLSGDWNGIFVSGLFQGVMKQDWYPSAEARFWGQYNRPYNAYPRWHEANMFRPELGNFDAYLPRLVGYTAQGTGRALQVPNDRFLQNAGYIRLRNLQVGYTIPQRIVEKIHARDLKVYLSAENLWTWSPMYKWTRDTDVTNIYGSDPDLSGGTSGDGYNYPMLKAVSVGLTLNF, from the coding sequence ATGCATAGCTGCAATCACAGGTTGTTCCCATGCGGAAACACCTTACCCAAATCGCTCGCCCGGTTTGCGCTGATCACGCTGATCAGTGGCACCAGTTGGGCAAAAACGCCGACTGGGACTGATCTCGTCACCCGCCGGCCAGTTCTTTCATCCTTAAATCCTGGTTCGCAGGCCGATCGCCAGATCAAAGGAAAGGTGACGGATGGCGATACGCCCGACGGCCTGCCCGGAGTGAACGTTATTATCAAGGGAACCCAAACCGGAACCGTGACCGACGCCGGCGGGAATTATTCGCTGGATATTCCGGATGGAGGCGCAATCCTTGTTTTTTCCTATGTCGGCTATATCACTCAAGAACAGGAGACAGGCACCCGGAGCACCATCGATATTGCTTTGAAAGCCGATAACAAATCGCTGAACGAAGTAGTGGTGGTGGGTTACGGAACGCAAAAGAAAGTGAACCTGACAGGCGCGGTAGACCAGGTAGGTCAGGAAGTGCTTCGCAACCGCCCTATCACCAACGTAGCGCAAGGGCTGGTGGGGGCAGTACCGAACCTGAACCTGAAAATGCTTGACGGAAAACCGACCCAGTCGCCCGCATTTAACATACGGGGTACCACGTCCATCGGGCAACGCGGCAATGCGCTGGTGCTGATCGATGGGGTAGAGGCCGATCCCCGTTTTTTAAATCCCAACGACATTGAAAGCGTGTCGGTACTGAAAGATGCTGCTTCCGCTTCGATCTATGGGGCCAGGGCAGCATTCGGGGTGGTTTTGATTACTACCAAATCTGCATCGGAAGGCAAGACAACCATTTCGTATTCAGCTAATTATTCTATCAAATCGCCCACGGAAGTGCCCGACAATATCGTGGATTCCTATCCCTGGGCGCAAGGCTTCAGCGACGCCTGGTCGCGCTGGAACGATAATGGGAATACGCCGACTGCCATCAATAAAACCATCAGTTTTTCGCCGGCATACCTGGCCGAGATCAAGAGAAGATGGGAAGACCCTTCGCTGCCGCGTTTCGAGGTGGATCCCAACACCGGCGAGTACCAGTATTTTTACAGCACAGATTGGTATAGAGAATTATACAAGGAACGTTTCAGCGCACATGACCACAACCTGTCGATTTCAGGTGGTAACGACAAGGCTACGTTCCTGCTGAGCGGCCGCTACAACGGACAGGGCGGTTTGTTCAGGTATAATTCCGATGACTATAACATGTATAACCTTCGTGCGAAAGGAAGTATCCAGGTGACGCCGTGGCTGCGCATTGACAACAACACGGAGTATTCCACCATGAAATACCACCAACCGATCAATGTGGGTGAAGGAAGTGGTATTTACCGTAACATAGCCGATGAAGGACACCCGATGGCGCCAATGCTTAACCCCGATGGAACGCTTTCATTCTCTGCTGCTTACACGGTAGGGGACTACTACATCGGCAAAAACGGGATTGATAACACGCAACGCTTTTTGAAAAACAAAGTGGCCGCGAAAGCACAGTTTTTCGACAAAGCGCTTTCGGTACGCGCTGATATGACTTTCCAGAGTACGGATATCGGTTCCCAGCAAAATCGTGTGCAGGTACCTTACAGCCGCGCAAAGGGTGTAATCGGTTACACGGGAACGAATACCAATGATATCGAGGAGAGAAAACGGACCACCAATTACCTGGCCACCAACTTCTACGCCGATTATGTGAAGTCCTTTAACAATGCGCATAACTTCACTTTGCTGGCTGGTTTCAACTACGAGCAGTCGAATTACAGCAACCTTACTGCGAGAAGGAATGGGCTGGTGTATGCCGATGCGGATGATATAAACCTGGCTTTGGGCCAGAGTATTGTGACGTCGGGCGGTTTGCAAAAGTGGGCAATCGCGGGCGGATTTTTCCGGTTGAACTACAATTTCCGCGAGCGTTACCTGCTGGAAGTGAACGGCCGCTACGATGGTTCTTCCAAGTTTCCGACTGACCAGCAGTGGGCGTTCTTCCCGTCGGTATCGGCTGGCTGGAGAATTTCCGAAGAACCTTTCTGGAAGGTGAATCCGAATGTATTTTCCAATGTGAAACTGCGTGCTTCCTACGGTTCGCTGGGTAACGGTAATGTGGATCCCTATTCGTTTAACGAGAAATTCTCGATCTCGCAATCCGGCCGGGTTATCAATGGTATTCGCCCGCAGACTACCCGCCAACCGGGCGTGGTTCCCGACGGGCTTACCTGGGAAACTTCAACGACTGCCAACGTCGGCCTTGAATTCTTTACACTCAAGAACAAGCTTTCATTCACAGGCGATATGTACCAGCGCCGTACTTCGGACATGTTTACGGTAGGGCCGACAGTACCGAACGTATTTGGTATTGAAGTTCCAAAAGGAAATTATGCCGATTTGAAAACGACGGGCTGGGAGTTGAGCGTAAGCTGGGGAGACCAGTTCAATATGGGTTCGAAGCCTTTCAAATATGATTTGAAATTCATGCTTGCGGACTCCTGGGCGATCATTACCAAATATAACAATCCTGAGAAAAACCTGACGAACGTTAACAATCCGAACGAAAATGCGAGAGAGTTTTACGAAGGACAGCGCATCGGCGAGATCTGGGGTTATCAAGTGGAAGGGCTGTTCAGGTCGGACGCGGAAATTGCAGAATCACCTTCACAGGCCAATATCCCGAACACCAACACCCGGAAAAACTATCCGGGCGATATCAAGTTCAGGAACCTGGACGGTGACGACGTGATTTACCATGGTTTGAACAGGGTTGGCAATTCTGGCGACAAGACGATCATCGGAAATTCTGAACCGCGCCGCAGTTTCGGGATTAACCTCTCTGGCGACTGGAACGGCATCTTTGTCAGCGGTCTTTTCCAGGGGGTTATGAAACAGGATTGGTACCCTTCGGCAGAAGCGCGTTTCTGGGGACAATACAACCGCCCGTACAATGCATATCCGCGCTGGCACGAAGCCAATATGTTCCGTCCGGAACTGGGTAATTTCGATGCCTATCTGCCCCGGTTGGTCGGTTACACCGCACAGGGAACAGGCCGTGCCCTGCAGGTGCCAAACGACCGTTTTCTGCAAAATGCAGGCTATATCAGGCTGAGAAACCTGCAAGTTGGCTACACGATCCCGCAGCGTATCGTGGAGAAAATCCATGCGCGCGATCTGAAAGTGTATTTGTCCGCAGAAAACCTCTGGACCTGGTCGCCGATGTACAAATGGACCCGCGACACGGACGTGACCAATATCTACGGATCTGATCCTGACCTGAGCGGCGGGACTTCGGGAGACGGATACAATTATCCTATGCTGAAAGCGGTATCTGTTGGTCTGACACTAAACTTTTAA
- a CDS encoding RagB/SusD family nutrient uptake outer membrane protein, which translates to MKKIFLLTILVLLVNTACDRDFDQPNPNNPTIASFWKSEADAVKGINAVYSTFHRTATLYSRFLFYHGMLRSDEGYGSGGDITLNNVMSFNQTNYNEGLTAGTWQNLFIGVFRANQVLAYVPGISMDEALKTRILGEAKFLRGLFYFNLTLYFGRPPIILEPSEPTDRPSNATNAEAWAQVEKDLTEAAPALPLSYTGDDLGRATRGAAMGLLGKAYLQQNKNQEAANALAWFITGAGKGLYTLTSNYQDNFKASSENNSESVFEIQFRFNPNENTDDDVDETRINNTGTSIAQFYAPRGVGFSDGGARRWLAGEFKKENTALGTRDPRLAATLLFDSTDVRGPQFTMVYGQTFASRYGTSTGESSAVWFRKQLNDNEAGRTEEGFRSPNNHRLLRYADILLMYAEALNGLGQTAQAYPNVDMVRVRAGLRPLTQVRPGLSQAQFLAQIKHERITELAGEGWRFADLQRWGDLGPELAARDPEFTNFVKSRNEWYPIPQSDIDLNPNLTQNPGY; encoded by the coding sequence ATGAAAAAGATATTTTTGCTTACTATTCTAGTTTTGCTGGTCAATACGGCCTGCGATCGCGATTTCGACCAGCCTAACCCGAACAACCCCACGATTGCTTCTTTCTGGAAAAGTGAGGCGGATGCAGTGAAGGGGATCAATGCAGTTTACAGCACTTTTCACCGGACAGCCACGCTTTATTCACGTTTTCTTTTTTACCACGGCATGCTGCGGTCGGATGAAGGTTACGGCTCCGGCGGCGATATTACGCTGAACAACGTCATGAGCTTCAACCAAACCAACTACAACGAGGGGCTGACTGCCGGAACGTGGCAGAACCTTTTCATCGGCGTTTTCCGGGCAAATCAGGTGCTGGCTTATGTGCCTGGAATAAGTATGGATGAGGCGCTCAAAACGCGTATTCTGGGGGAGGCGAAATTTCTAAGAGGGCTGTTTTACTTCAATCTGACGCTTTATTTCGGTCGCCCGCCGATTATACTGGAACCGTCCGAGCCGACTGACCGGCCGTCCAATGCAACCAATGCGGAAGCCTGGGCGCAGGTAGAAAAAGACCTGACGGAAGCTGCACCCGCATTACCGCTCAGCTATACCGGCGACGATCTCGGGCGGGCGACGCGTGGTGCGGCCATGGGCTTGCTTGGAAAAGCTTATTTACAGCAAAATAAAAATCAGGAAGCTGCCAATGCACTGGCGTGGTTTATTACCGGCGCGGGAAAAGGATTGTACACATTGACCAGCAACTACCAGGACAATTTCAAAGCTTCCTCCGAGAACAACAGCGAGTCGGTTTTTGAAATACAATTCCGGTTCAATCCGAATGAGAATACCGATGACGATGTGGACGAAACCCGCATTAACAACACAGGTACTTCCATCGCACAGTTTTATGCGCCCAGAGGAGTAGGATTTTCGGACGGAGGCGCGCGCCGCTGGCTTGCGGGGGAATTTAAAAAAGAAAACACCGCGCTGGGTACCCGCGACCCGCGACTTGCCGCGACCCTGCTTTTCGATTCCACGGATGTACGCGGCCCGCAGTTCACGATGGTTTATGGACAAACGTTCGCGAGCCGCTACGGGACCAGCACGGGAGAAAGCAGCGCAGTGTGGTTTCGTAAACAATTGAATGACAATGAGGCAGGCAGGACCGAGGAAGGCTTCCGGTCGCCGAATAACCACCGGCTGCTGCGGTATGCTGACATACTGCTCATGTATGCGGAGGCGCTTAACGGGCTCGGACAAACCGCCCAGGCTTATCCTAATGTGGATATGGTAAGGGTGCGCGCAGGCCTGCGGCCGCTCACGCAGGTGCGCCCAGGATTATCGCAGGCGCAGTTTCTGGCGCAGATCAAACATGAGCGCATCACCGAGCTGGCTGGCGAAGGCTGGCGTTTTGCCGACCTGCAGCGCTGGGGCGACCTGGGGCCTGAGCTGGCCGCGCGTGACCCGGAATTTACCAATTTTGTAAAGAGCAGGAATGAATGGTACCCGATCCCGCAATCGGATATTGACCTGAATCCTAACCTGACACAGAACCCGGGTTATTGA
- a CDS encoding glycoside hydrolase family 43 protein — protein MSFKTLYRPVILWCVSLLFINASCKKETQAPKPGGEQAVTFTNPLLNAAPDPWVFQKDTTYYYMHTLGNRIQIWKTGRMSRLKDVAPVTVFTAPASGGNSRDIWAPELFFLNGKWYIYYTGSDGNDRTHRMWVLENANPDPTQGTWTDKGKLLTQPADLWSIDATVLQQDGSLFMIWSGRPFAGGSTDLTQHLYISKMSNPFTLTGPTVQIGSPQNTWERHGFPVNEGPEILRNPAGKVLLVYSGSYCGDDRYSLGLMTLKEGSDPMSPASWTEMSAPVFTGLASANAFGVGHNGFFKSRDGKEDWIIYHANSAAGQGCGSSRNVRMQRFTWTADGLPTFGEPVATGRSVPVPSGE, from the coding sequence ATGTCTTTCAAAACATTGTACAGGCCAGTCATTCTCTGGTGTGTTTCGTTACTTTTTATCAATGCTTCCTGCAAAAAGGAAACGCAGGCACCGAAGCCGGGCGGCGAGCAGGCAGTCACTTTCACGAATCCGCTGCTGAATGCAGCGCCTGATCCCTGGGTTTTTCAGAAAGACACGACTTATTATTACATGCATACCCTGGGTAACCGGATACAGATCTGGAAAACGGGCAGAATGAGCCGGTTGAAGGACGTGGCGCCGGTTACCGTATTTACCGCACCGGCCTCGGGAGGCAATTCCAGGGATATCTGGGCGCCCGAACTGTTTTTTTTGAATGGTAAATGGTATATCTATTATACCGGCTCAGACGGAAACGACCGAACGCACAGAATGTGGGTTTTGGAAAATGCTAACCCCGATCCGACGCAGGGTACCTGGACAGACAAAGGCAAATTGCTGACCCAGCCGGCCGACCTCTGGTCGATCGATGCGACTGTCTTGCAACAGGATGGCAGCCTTTTTATGATCTGGTCGGGGCGGCCCTTTGCGGGCGGCAGTACCGACCTGACCCAGCATTTGTATATCTCCAAAATGAGCAACCCCTTCACGCTCACCGGCCCGACCGTGCAAATTGGCTCTCCTCAGAATACGTGGGAAAGGCACGGTTTTCCGGTAAATGAAGGGCCTGAAATTTTGCGAAATCCTGCGGGGAAAGTTCTCCTGGTATATTCAGGCAGTTATTGCGGGGATGACCGCTACTCGCTTGGATTAATGACTTTGAAAGAAGGAAGTGATCCGATGAGTCCCGCCAGCTGGACCGAAATGTCCGCACCGGTTTTCACTGGACTGGCTTCGGCGAATGCATTCGGGGTAGGGCATAATGGTTTTTTCAAATCGAGGGACGGAAAAGAAGACTGGATTATTTACCATGCTAATTCGGCTGCCGGGCAGGGTTGCGGTAGTTCGCGCAATGTGCGTATGCAGCGATTTACCTGGACTGCCGACGGTTTGCCGACTTTCGGAGAGCCCGTAGCGACCGGCCGATCGGTGCCTGTTCCGTCAGGCGAGTAG